One Desulfitibacter sp. BRH_c19 genomic region harbors:
- a CDS encoding glutamine synthetase — protein sequence MRRITINSTEVEKQQVIKKIEENGIEFIRLQFVDIFGILKSVNITPDELENAFEGNLMFDGSSIDGFARVNESDQCLIPDPDTFQVMPWRPKEMGVARMICDVHTPDGEPFEGCPRNTLKRALNEVKELGLELNVGPEGEFFLFHTDENGSPVFHIHDHAGYFDLAPVDRGEDARRDIVLTMKKMGFRIEASHHEVAPGQHEIDFKYDEALKTADKWVTFKDVVKNIAKQHNLYATFMPKPFFNENGSAMHCNQSLFKNGENIFYDSTTESGLSKMAHYYIGGILRHANGMTAIGNPIVNSYKRLKPGYEAPIQIGWSKSNRSTLIRVPASRKSATRVELRSPDPTANPYLMFAVMLKAGLDGIKNKIEPPASIEEDLYNLSPKKRAQLDLQHLPRDLYAALRSMEADPLIKKSLGCHIYDRFLEAKYKEWSDYTDQVHDWEIKKYLGNY from the coding sequence ATGAGGAGGATTACTATTAATTCCACGGAGGTAGAAAAGCAACAAGTAATTAAGAAGATTGAGGAAAATGGAATAGAATTTATTAGATTACAATTTGTTGATATTTTTGGAATATTAAAGAGTGTCAATATAACACCTGATGAATTAGAAAATGCTTTTGAAGGTAATTTAATGTTTGACGGATCATCTATAGATGGTTTTGCCAGAGTCAATGAATCAGATCAATGTCTAATACCAGATCCAGATACATTCCAAGTAATGCCCTGGAGACCCAAGGAAATGGGTGTAGCTCGCATGATATGCGATGTTCATACCCCTGACGGTGAACCTTTTGAAGGATGCCCAAGAAATACTTTAAAAAGAGCATTAAATGAAGTCAAAGAATTAGGACTAGAATTGAATGTAGGACCTGAAGGAGAGTTTTTCTTATTTCATACTGATGAAAATGGTTCTCCTGTTTTTCACATTCATGATCATGCAGGTTATTTTGATCTAGCTCCTGTAGATAGGGGTGAAGATGCGAGACGAGATATAGTTCTAACTATGAAAAAAATGGGTTTTAGAATTGAAGCTTCTCATCACGAAGTTGCACCTGGTCAACATGAAATCGACTTTAAATATGATGAAGCATTAAAAACTGCTGATAAATGGGTTACATTTAAAGATGTAGTAAAAAATATTGCTAAACAGCACAATTTATACGCTACGTTTATGCCTAAACCTTTTTTTAATGAGAATGGATCAGCGATGCATTGCAACCAGTCCTTATTTAAAAATGGAGAAAATATTTTTTATGATAGTACTACAGAAAGCGGATTAAGTAAAATGGCTCATTATTATATAGGTGGCATCTTAAGGCATGCTAACGGTATGACAGCTATTGGTAACCCAATAGTAAACAGCTATAAGCGGTTAAAACCTGGGTATGAAGCACCTATCCAAATCGGTTGGTCAAAATCTAACAGAAGTACATTAATCAGAGTTCCAGCTAGCCGAAAATCAGCGACTAGGGTAGAATTAAGGTCTCCGGATCCAACAGCAAATCCATATCTAATGTTTGCTGTCATGTTAAAAGCAGGTCTTGATGGAATTAAAAACAAAATCGAACCTCCTGCTTCTATAGAAGAGGATTTATATAATTTATCTCCTAAAAAGAGAGCCCAGCTTGATTTACAACATCTACCTAGAGACTTATATGCTGCTTTAAGGTCTATGGAGGCTGACCCTCTTATAAAAAAATCACTTGGTTGTCATATTTATGATCGTTTTTTGGAAGCTAAGTATAAAGAATGGTCGGATTATACAGATCAAGTTCATGATTGGGAAATCAAAAAATATTTAGGTAACTACTAA
- a CDS encoding Fis family transcriptional regulator, producing the protein MNILLVDDDRHGRSSVADFLNQLGHHVVECDDGREALEIYKSGEFPMVLTDIKMPHLSGVELLKAISKLPKYSETDVVIYTGHGELETAISALRSGAYDYLLKPLNVEELAVLTERIAEHQALRRENKKLTEHFDSELETATKESREETQRLRKLMAKYTGLDSIGIFSDQMKLIVRQTQMYHVDRSIPVIIQGETGTGKEVIARLIHFGETGTATNFVDINCAALTPSLFESELFGYEAGSYTGGLSKGQQGKIDIAKGGTLFLDEITEIPLELQGKLLRVIQEKEFYRVGGLKKIQTDVRLICATNSNLEKQVTDGKFRKDLYYRLKVGHIIIPPLRERMDDIIKLAQMFLEQFSKQKKKNFRSISKNAQQELLTYSWPGNVRELKNIIEWAVFMYDDIEIKPHHLKLIKNNQKSVETYQTNNADNFSLPTKSFPLNQFVDEVIEEALEKHQGNKAKTARYLGISRRSLYSHLERMAKHERE; encoded by the coding sequence GTGAATATTTTGCTTGTTGATGATGATAGACACGGTAGGAGTTCCGTTGCTGATTTTTTAAATCAGCTTGGACATCACGTGGTAGAGTGTGATGATGGCAGAGAGGCTCTTGAAATATATAAAAGCGGGGAATTCCCCATGGTCTTAACAGATATTAAAATGCCGCATCTGTCAGGGGTAGAATTATTAAAAGCTATTTCCAAACTTCCTAAATACTCAGAAACAGATGTAGTAATATATACTGGTCATGGTGAACTAGAGACAGCTATCAGCGCTCTAAGGTCAGGTGCCTACGATTATTTACTTAAGCCTCTAAACGTTGAGGAACTCGCTGTTCTTACAGAAAGAATTGCGGAACACCAAGCTCTGCGCAGAGAAAATAAAAAGCTTACAGAACACTTTGATAGTGAGTTAGAGACTGCAACTAAGGAATCTAGAGAAGAAACTCAACGGCTTAGGAAATTGATGGCAAAATATACCGGTCTAGACTCAATAGGGATTTTTTCAGATCAAATGAAGCTGATAGTCCGTCAAACTCAAATGTATCATGTAGATCGTTCTATTCCAGTAATTATTCAAGGAGAGACTGGAACTGGCAAAGAGGTTATAGCTCGCCTCATCCACTTTGGTGAAACTGGAACAGCAACAAATTTTGTAGATATCAACTGTGCTGCTTTAACACCAAGTCTTTTTGAAAGCGAATTATTTGGTTATGAGGCAGGGTCTTATACAGGAGGATTGTCTAAGGGACAACAAGGTAAGATTGATATAGCCAAAGGCGGAACACTTTTTTTAGATGAGATTACTGAAATCCCTTTAGAACTTCAAGGAAAACTCTTAAGAGTAATTCAGGAAAAGGAATTTTATCGAGTAGGTGGCTTAAAAAAAATTCAAACAGATGTGAGATTAATCTGTGCCACCAATTCTAATCTTGAAAAACAGGTAACAGATGGTAAATTTCGTAAGGACTTATATTACCGACTTAAAGTAGGCCATATCATCATTCCACCATTGCGAGAAAGAATGGATGATATCATTAAATTAGCTCAAATGTTTTTGGAGCAATTTTCAAAACAAAAAAAGAAGAATTTCAGGAGTATTAGCAAAAACGCTCAACAAGAACTCTTAACTTATTCCTGGCCAGGGAACGTTCGAGAGCTAAAAAATATTATAGAATGGGCAGTTTTTATGTATGATGATATTGAGATTAAACCTCATCATTTAAAGCTTATTAAAAATAATCAAAAATCAGTCGAGACTTATCAAACAAATAATGCTGATAACTTTTCGTTGCCTACAAAGTCTTTTCCCCTTAATCAATTTGTAGATGAAGTGATTGAGGAAGCTCTAGAGAAACATCAAGGTAACAAAGCTAAAACAGCACGTTACCTTGGTATTTCTCGTAGGTCTTTATACAGTCATTTAGAGCGAATGGCAAAACATGAGCGTGAATAA
- a CDS encoding Fur family transcriptional regulator, which yields MIVKKSLEVIYQKLQEKDYKLTPQRKTILKVFLDNEQKHLSAEDIYQIVKNQYPEIGLATVYRTLDLLADIEVLQKMNFDDGKSRYELSSHDKHHHHHLICLKCSKIIEFNDDLLDVLEKAIYEKKSFTVINHELKFFGYCSECHSEK from the coding sequence ATTATAGTGAAAAAATCTTTAGAAGTAATTTATCAAAAACTACAAGAAAAAGACTATAAACTTACCCCACAACGGAAAACCATTTTAAAGGTATTTTTGGATAATGAACAAAAGCATCTTAGTGCTGAAGACATTTATCAAATTGTTAAAAATCAGTATCCAGAAATAGGCCTTGCTACAGTTTACAGAACCCTAGATTTACTAGCAGATATTGAAGTATTACAAAAAATGAATTTTGATGATGGTAAGTCTCGCTATGAGTTATCAAGTCATGATAAGCATCATCATCACCACTTAATCTGCTTAAAATGTAGCAAAATAATAGAATTTAATGATGATTTGCTTGATGTGTTGGAAAAGGCAATCTATGAAAAAAAGAGCTTTACTGTCATCAATCATGAATTAAAGTTTTTTGGTTATTGTTCAGAATGTCATTCCGAAAAATAA